A genome region from Anaerolineales bacterium includes the following:
- a CDS encoding Jag N-terminal domain-containing protein has translation MATEYRASVETTAPTVGEAVERGLARLGLRRDQVEIVVLEEGRPGHMPGMGVPSRVRLTALDPSAAEDPDLEAARTVVQELLARMRVAASTTAEWTVPQDEHEARHALIEIHGQDLGIMVSRRGEALGAMQYLARMMVARKLGRPLPVIVDVEGFRRRREQQLRRMARRAAEQAVERGRTVVLEPMPANERRIIHIELRGHADVTTESVGVGRQRKVTIVPGTGRGPDEGQSG, from the coding sequence ATGGCGACGGAATACAGAGCCAGCGTGGAAACGACGGCCCCCACGGTGGGGGAGGCGGTGGAACGCGGTCTGGCCCGGCTTGGTTTGCGGAGGGACCAGGTGGAGATCGTGGTCCTCGAGGAAGGGCGGCCGGGGCACATGCCCGGGATGGGCGTCCCCTCGCGCGTGCGCCTGACGGCGCTGGATCCCTCCGCGGCGGAGGATCCGGATCTGGAGGCGGCCCGGACCGTGGTCCAAGAGCTATTGGCGCGGATGCGGGTGGCCGCCAGCACGACCGCCGAGTGGACCGTCCCCCAGGACGAGCATGAAGCCCGGCACGCGCTGATCGAGATCCACGGTCAGGACCTGGGGATCATGGTCAGCCGGCGGGGCGAGGCGCTGGGGGCGATGCAATACCTGGCGCGGATGATGGTGGCGCGCAAGCTCGGCCGCCCCCTGCCGGTGATCGTCGACGTGGAGGGATTCCGGCGGCGGCGTGAGCAGCAGCTGCGGCGCATGGCGCGCCGGGCCGCCGAGCAGGCGGTGGAGCGCGGCCGGACGGTGGTGCTCGAGCCGATGCCCGCCAACGAGCGGCGGATCATTCACATCGAATTGCGCGGCCACGCGGATGTCACCACCGAAAGCGTCGGGGTCGGCCGCCAGCGCAAAGTGACGATCGTCCCCGGGACCGGCCGGGGGCCGGACGAGGGGCAATCCGGTTGA